In the genome of Persephonella sp. KM09-Lau-8, one region contains:
- a CDS encoding CsgG/HfaB family protein, translating to MFKKIFVLLIVLFAAGCSGIKSNVDTTKFKNVRYEGQKVRMAVPIVLCKAAKCNENIASITQDLLINELLHTNRFIMLERGYGLEEIKKELLLSQSDMIDVKKAIPTGLLEETDILVIGVITAIEPKKTKFFVPALIPWKEGGRHHITGGIAQYKESYIQIIVRLVDVRTGRVLKSIKGEGKWNWWNLVLGEGAFKKGGVIGGISVDQSIPMEQTIQNMVKKIAAEIIKSIPQEYYRHNIN from the coding sequence ATGTTTAAAAAGATTTTTGTTTTATTGATTGTTTTATTTGCTGCCGGATGTTCAGGGATAAAAAGTAATGTAGACACCACAAAGTTTAAAAATGTCAGATACGAAGGCCAGAAGGTCAGGATGGCTGTTCCTATAGTCCTGTGTAAAGCAGCAAAGTGTAATGAAAACATAGCCAGTATTACACAGGATTTGCTCATAAATGAACTGCTCCACACAAACAGGTTCATAATGCTTGAAAGAGGATACGGTCTTGAGGAAATAAAAAAAGAACTACTCTTATCCCAGTCAGATATGATTGATGTAAAAAAAGCCATTCCTACAGGACTACTGGAAGAGACAGATATTCTGGTTATTGGAGTAATCACAGCAATTGAACCTAAAAAAACTAAATTTTTTGTTCCAGCTCTAATCCCATGGAAAGAAGGAGGTAGACATCACATAACAGGTGGAATTGCACAGTATAAAGAAAGCTATATACAGATAATAGTCCGTCTTGTTGATGTCAGAACAGGTAGGGTTTTGAAATCCATAAAAGGTGAAGGCAAATGGAACTGGTGGAATCTTGTTTTAGGTGAAGGTGCATTTAAAAAAGGTGGAGTTATCGGAGGAATCTCTGTAGACCAGAGCATCCCTATGGAACAAACCATTCAAAATATGGTTAAAAAAATAGCAGCAGAAATCATAAAAAGTATTCCACAGGAGTATTACAGACATAATATTAATTAA
- the lpxB gene encoding lipid-A-disaccharide synthase translates to MKRIFISVGEISGDNYASQLIKLLPEFEWIGITGPKMRDAGCKTVERLEDISVVGIMEALPKYFKIKQAFKKAVKELDKGVDLLIVVDFPGFNLKLLEEAKKRGIKTVYFIAPQVWAWGKGRIPKIAKYTDLLISIWSFEKEIYKPYLNENFRLEFVGHPLLDIVKSETTEEEFKKTLEIPSDKRIFGFLPGSRESEVKTLLPIMLQAAQIILKEKPNLHFVVPVTPNMENLARGIVSTYKNLPLSIITGNQFKNPSYEVMKHSVFSVIASGTATLEAAIIGNPFLLVYKVSPITFFIGKMLVSINFLGLPNIIAGREVIKELLQDDCNPNTIAEWSLKYLEDKELYNKTRTELTEVKQKLGQPGALQKTADIIRQFIAAGESNKAAR, encoded by the coding sequence TTGAAAAGAATTTTTATCAGTGTTGGCGAAATATCAGGCGATAACTATGCATCCCAGCTTATAAAACTGCTTCCTGAATTTGAGTGGATTGGTATTACAGGGCCTAAAATGCGTGATGCCGGGTGTAAAACTGTAGAGAGATTAGAGGATATATCCGTTGTCGGTATTATGGAAGCCTTACCAAAATATTTCAAGATAAAACAGGCCTTTAAAAAAGCGGTTAAAGAGCTTGATAAGGGGGTTGATTTACTTATTGTTGTTGATTTTCCCGGATTTAATCTGAAACTCCTTGAAGAAGCTAAAAAAAGAGGAATAAAAACTGTTTATTTTATTGCCCCGCAGGTATGGGCTTGGGGAAAAGGTAGAATTCCCAAGATAGCAAAATATACAGACCTGCTTATATCAATCTGGTCTTTTGAAAAAGAGATTTATAAACCCTATTTAAATGAAAATTTCAGACTTGAGTTTGTAGGGCATCCCCTTCTGGATATAGTCAAATCCGAAACCACAGAAGAAGAATTTAAAAAGACATTGGAAATTCCTTCAGATAAAAGGATATTTGGATTTCTGCCAGGAAGCAGAGAAAGTGAAGTAAAAACCCTTCTTCCTATAATGCTTCAGGCTGCACAGATAATCTTGAAAGAAAAACCGAATTTACATTTTGTTGTTCCTGTTACACCGAATATGGAAAATCTGGCAAGGGGTATTGTATCCACGTACAAAAATCTGCCTCTCAGTATAATTACCGGTAATCAGTTTAAAAATCCCTCTTATGAAGTTATGAAACATTCTGTTTTTTCTGTGATAGCCTCAGGAACTGCAACGCTGGAAGCTGCGATTATAGGAAACCCATTTTTACTGGTTTATAAAGTATCTCCAATAACATTTTTTATAGGGAAAATGCTGGTTTCCATAAACTTTTTAGGTCTGCCCAATATTATTGCAGGTAGGGAAGTAATAAAAGAACTGCTTCAGGATGATTGTAATCCAAACACTATAGCAGAGTGGAGCTTGAAATATCTTGAAGATAAAGAACTTTACAACAAAACCAGAACTGAACTAACAGAGGTAAAACAAAAATTAGGGCAGCCAGGAGCACTACAAAAAACAGCGGATATTATCAGGCAGTTTATTGCTGCTGGGGAAAGTAATAAAGCTGCCAGGTAA
- a CDS encoding Rad52/Rad22 family DNA repair protein translates to MERLSTEEKQKLDKQLKEVAKRVNEILDKYGEKAIQEVPARGRKLVGYIPQFLIDALNSVTTIWGYDYKLISLEEKEVVRKSGNKEKVYQATVEVSLWILDDRIRKVQVGGGENVTPGDAIKGAITDAIGKCLSLYSIGNKAYRGELELGEFKLSAPEPRTTQPTEKQIEYLKTLAKKTQVEFPKMAKQILNKTIRTEKELKELTGQEVSRLIEAYKRIAV, encoded by the coding sequence ATGGAAAGACTTTCCACCGAAGAAAAACAAAAATTAGACAAACAGCTAAAGGAGGTTGCAAAGAGGGTTAATGAAATTTTAGATAAATATGGAGAAAAAGCTATTCAGGAAGTTCCTGCAAGGGGAAGAAAACTTGTAGGATATATCCCACAATTTTTAATTGATGCCCTGAATAGCGTAACAACAATCTGGGGGTATGACTATAAGCTAATTTCCCTTGAGGAAAAAGAGGTCGTAAGAAAAAGCGGTAACAAAGAAAAGGTTTATCAGGCTACAGTGGAAGTTTCCCTCTGGATTTTAGACGACAGAATAAGAAAAGTTCAGGTCGGTGGCGGTGAAAATGTAACTCCTGGAGATGCAATTAAAGGAGCTATCACAGATGCTATAGGAAAATGTCTTTCCCTTTATTCTATTGGCAATAAAGCTTATAGAGGTGAGCTTGAACTTGGAGAGTTTAAATTGTCTGCCCCTGAACCAAGAACAACACAACCAACAGAAAAACAGATTGAATATCTGAAAACACTGGCAAAGAAAACACAGGTTGAGTTTCCAAAAATGGCAAAACAGATATTGAACAAGACAATAAGAACAGAGAAAGAACTAAAAGAGCTAACAGGTCAGGAAGTAAGCAGATTAATAGAAGCTTACAAAAGAATTGCTGTTTAA
- a CDS encoding HU family DNA-binding protein has product MTKADIITWIIENKNVTLPKKDISDVVNRVFELIADEIVNGEDEHKIQISGFGTFVVKKRAPKIGRNPKTKEEKLIPERLGVSFKMGKKLQKALNGEKVGA; this is encoded by the coding sequence ATGACAAAGGCTGATATAATTACCTGGATAATAGAAAATAAAAATGTTACTTTGCCCAAAAAAGATATTTCAGATGTTGTGAACAGGGTTTTTGAACTGATAGCTGATGAAATAGTTAACGGTGAGGATGAACATAAAATCCAAATTTCAGGATTTGGAACATTTGTAGTTAAAAAAAGAGCACCTAAAATAGGTAGAAACCCAAAAACAAAAGAAGAAAAGTTGATACCTGAAAGACTTGGTGTATCATTTAAAATGGGTAAAAAACTCCAAAAAGCCTTAAATGGAGAAAAAGTCGGAGCGTAG
- a CDS encoding gamma carbonic anhydrase family protein translates to MAIIKPYKGKYPKIHPSAFIAENAVIIGDVEIGEDCSIWYNVVIRGDVNYIRIGDRTNIQDGTIIHVDHKKYPTIIGKEVTVGHNVMLHACTIEDRCLIGMSATIMDGVVVGKESIVGAGALVTPGKKIEPQSLWTGAPAKFKRKLTEDELKWLEKSYQNYIMYKNSYLNEL, encoded by the coding sequence ATGGCAATAATTAAACCTTACAAGGGAAAGTATCCTAAAATACATCCTTCAGCCTTTATAGCCGAAAATGCAGTTATTATCGGAGATGTTGAGATAGGAGAGGACTGTTCAATCTGGTATAACGTAGTAATCAGGGGTGATGTTAACTATATCAGGATTGGAGATAGAACAAATATACAGGACGGAACGATAATCCATGTTGACCACAAAAAATATCCAACAATAATTGGAAAAGAAGTTACAGTAGGCCATAATGTTATGCTTCATGCCTGCACTATAGAAGACAGATGTCTTATAGGTATGTCTGCTACTATTATGGATGGTGTGGTAGTAGGAAAGGAAAGTATAGTAGGAGCAGGGGCTCTTGTTACCCCTGGCAAAAAAATAGAGCCCCAATCCCTCTGGACTGGAGCACCTGCCAAGTTCAAAAGAAAACTCACAGAAGACGAATTAAAATGGCTTGAAAAATCCTATCAAAACTATATCATGTATAAAAATTCTTACCTAAATGAGTTATAA
- a CDS encoding PIN domain-containing protein produces MTDKKAVFIDTNIWIYAFLEENKEKRNKVVKFLEEIASKDNILVSIQVINEFHYVCLRKYFLPEDEIISMVDGINSIVNVKEISLNTYKKAVNLRQEYNFSFWDSLIVASALENNCDVLYSEDMHHNLKIKNLEIINPLKET; encoded by the coding sequence ATGACAGATAAAAAAGCAGTTTTCATAGATACTAACATCTGGATTTATGCCTTTTTGGAAGAGAATAAGGAAAAAAGAAATAAAGTAGTAAAGTTTTTAGAAGAAATAGCTTCTAAAGACAATATACTGGTTTCTATTCAGGTAATAAATGAATTTCATTATGTATGCTTGAGAAAATATTTTCTTCCTGAAGATGAAATCATATCAATGGTGGATGGAATTAATTCCATTGTAAATGTAAAAGAAATCTCACTAAATACCTATAAAAAAGCAGTAAATTTGAGACAAGAGTACAATTTTTCTTTTTGGGACAGTTTAATAGTTGCATCTGCTTTAGAAAATAATTGTGATGTTTTATACTCAGAAGATATGCACCACAACTTAAAAATTAAGAATCTGGAGATAATAAATCCTTTGAAGGAAACATAA
- a CDS encoding 6-carboxytetrahydropterin synthase — protein MRYEITKRFKFEAGHRVWKQNLMSGKGAKLMGKEIPPNPCLNIHGHSYKVEVTVGSDTLNEQEMVIDFYHIKAALKDLIDNQIDHSFIIDKNDPLFPTFKEHFGFLKLFVVDFCPTAEAIARFIYKFLEKKLEEAGLLEDIKVVSVTVWETETGKAVYKEE, from the coding sequence ATGAGATATGAGATAACTAAAAGATTTAAATTTGAAGCCGGTCATAGGGTATGGAAGCAAAATCTTATGTCTGGCAAAGGTGCAAAATTAATGGGAAAAGAAATCCCTCCAAATCCCTGTCTTAACATTCATGGACATAGCTATAAAGTAGAAGTAACAGTTGGTTCAGACACTCTAAACGAACAGGAGATGGTCATAGATTTTTATCATATAAAGGCTGCATTAAAAGATTTGATAGATAATCAGATAGATCATTCATTTATCATTGACAAAAATGACCCGTTATTCCCAACTTTTAAAGAACATTTTGGATTTTTAAAGTTGTTTGTTGTTGACTTTTGCCCAACTGCTGAAGCTATAGCCAGATTTATTTACAAATTCCTTGAGAAAAAACTTGAAGAGGCCGGTTTGCTGGAAGATATTAAAGTTGTATCCGTTACAGTCTGGGAAACAGAGACAGGCAAGGCTGTTTATAAGGAAGAATAA
- a CDS encoding dihydroorotate dehydrogenase electron transfer subunit codes for MIFDEKYEILENRHISGITYLLRIKAPQLKDAPAGSFAMVRATSDIQYDPMMRRAFAIADVQGDEVLLYYDVYGKGTQVLTHLKKGEQVSVLAPLGKNFFPYNYNHYVIVGGGIGFAGLSLFMKKLREMGKSFTAIYGVRRKEQLSMLDWIKENGFEDDVIIYTEDGSYGEKGLVTRDLDKLINEKPDTALAVCGPKGMMRAVMDVARKHNTPAYLSLESKMACGFGICIGCVIKDTEKDSYIRVCYEGPVFDGYKIKF; via the coding sequence TTGATATTTGATGAAAAATACGAGATTTTAGAAAACAGACATATTTCAGGAATTACTTATCTTCTCAGGATTAAAGCACCCCAGCTTAAAGACGCCCCTGCAGGCTCATTTGCCATGGTAAGAGCCACTTCAGATATCCAGTATGACCCTATGATGAGGAGGGCTTTTGCAATAGCAGATGTCCAAGGGGATGAAGTCCTCCTCTATTACGATGTTTATGGGAAAGGGACACAGGTGTTGACCCATCTAAAAAAAGGTGAACAGGTATCTGTCCTTGCTCCCCTTGGAAAAAACTTTTTTCCGTATAACTATAATCATTATGTTATTGTTGGTGGTGGTATAGGCTTTGCAGGATTATCCTTGTTTATGAAAAAACTCAGGGAGATGGGAAAAAGTTTCACAGCTATATATGGTGTTAGAAGAAAAGAACAGCTTTCAATGCTTGACTGGATTAAGGAAAATGGTTTTGAAGATGATGTGATTATCTACACCGAAGACGGCTCTTATGGGGAAAAAGGTCTTGTGACAAGGGATTTAGACAAACTGATAAATGAAAAACCAGACACAGCTCTGGCAGTCTGTGGGCCAAAAGGAATGATGAGAGCCGTTATGGATGTTGCCAGAAAACACAACACCCCTGCATATCTATCACTTGAAAGCAAAATGGCTTGCGGATTTGGAATATGTATAGGATGTGTAATTAAAGATACAGAAAAAGATAGTTATATAAGGGTCTGTTATGAAGGACCTGTTTTTGATGGCTATAAAATAAAGTTTTAA
- the sdhA gene encoding succinate dehydrogenase flavoprotein subunit, with protein MLNYDVLIVGAGGGGLMAALEASKAKDVKVGVVTKVYPTRSHTGAAQGGINAALANVDPSDSPEVHTFDTVKGSDYLGDQDAIEFMCTEAPKRIYELEHLGVPFSRLPDGRIAQRPFGGAGFPRTCYAADKTGHVILHTLYEQCLKNDVEFLNEWFVKELLVDNGEAKGVVAIDIRSGEVHVIKAKAIIFATGGYARVYWVRNSNAIGSTGDGVALCYRAGIPIKDMEFVQFHPTGLRSTGILVTEGARGEGGYLINNKGERFMERYAPNKMELAPRDMVARAIETEILEGRGWGEGMMAYVHLDLRHLGAKKIKERLPQIRMLAIDFEGVDPIEEPIPVRPTAHYSMGGIHVEDYKTSMTPVKGVFAVGECACVSVHGANRLGGNSLLDIVVFGKPAGAAAVEYARNKPEDTSYNYKAEEERARREVEELLKKEGTENINDIRMEMAQTMWDKVGIFREEKPMQEAIEKIKELKERYKNLAPGDSGKLFNTALINYLELGYLLDLAEVIAITAEMRKESRGAHARRDYPERDDENFLKHSLAYYTEDGPKIEYTEVKITKYQPQERKY; from the coding sequence ATGTTAAATTACGATGTTTTGATTGTTGGTGCTGGTGGCGGTGGATTGATGGCAGCCCTTGAAGCAAGTAAAGCAAAAGATGTAAAAGTTGGAGTTGTAACAAAAGTTTATCCAACCCGTTCACATACAGGTGCTGCTCAGGGTGGAATTAATGCAGCTTTAGCAAACGTTGACCCATCAGATAGCCCAGAAGTTCATACATTTGATACTGTAAAAGGTTCTGATTATCTGGGAGACCAGGATGCAATAGAATTTATGTGCACAGAAGCTCCAAAAAGAATTTATGAACTTGAACACCTTGGAGTTCCATTTTCAAGACTTCCAGATGGAAGAATAGCACAAAGACCTTTCGGTGGTGCAGGTTTCCCAAGAACATGTTATGCAGCTGATAAAACAGGACACGTAATACTTCATACCCTTTACGAACAGTGTCTAAAAAATGATGTTGAGTTTTTAAATGAATGGTTCGTGAAAGAGCTTTTGGTTGATAACGGAGAAGCCAAAGGTGTTGTTGCTATAGATATAAGAAGCGGGGAAGTCCATGTTATAAAAGCAAAAGCTATTATATTTGCAACTGGTGGATATGCAAGAGTTTACTGGGTAAGAAACTCTAATGCCATCGGTTCTACAGGGGACGGAGTTGCCCTTTGTTACAGAGCAGGTATTCCAATCAAAGATATGGAGTTTGTTCAGTTCCACCCAACAGGATTAAGGTCAACAGGTATTCTTGTTACAGAAGGTGCAAGAGGTGAAGGTGGTTATCTGATAAATAACAAAGGCGAAAGATTTATGGAAAGATATGCCCCAAATAAAATGGAACTTGCCCCAAGGGATATGGTTGCAAGGGCTATTGAAACTGAAATTCTGGAAGGTAGAGGCTGGGGCGAAGGAATGATGGCCTATGTTCATCTTGACCTCAGACATCTTGGGGCTAAAAAGATTAAAGAAAGACTTCCACAGATTAGAATGCTTGCAATAGATTTTGAAGGTGTTGACCCTATAGAAGAACCAATTCCAGTTAGACCAACAGCCCACTACTCAATGGGTGGTATTCACGTAGAAGATTACAAAACTTCAATGACACCGGTTAAAGGTGTGTTTGCCGTTGGTGAGTGTGCCTGTGTTTCTGTTCACGGTGCAAACAGGCTCGGTGGAAACTCACTTCTTGATATTGTTGTATTTGGAAAACCTGCAGGTGCAGCAGCAGTAGAATATGCAAGGAATAAACCTGAGGATACATCTTATAACTATAAAGCTGAAGAAGAAAGAGCAAGAAGAGAAGTAGAAGAACTCCTCAAGAAAGAAGGAACAGAAAATATAAACGATATCAGAATGGAAATGGCACAAACAATGTGGGATAAAGTTGGTATATTCAGAGAAGAAAAACCAATGCAAGAAGCCATTGAAAAGATAAAAGAGCTTAAAGAAAGGTACAAAAATCTTGCTCCTGGAGATAGCGGAAAATTATTTAACACAGCCCTTATAAACTACCTTGAACTTGGATATCTTCTTGACCTTGCTGAAGTTATAGCTATCACAGCAGAAATGAGAAAAGAGTCAAGGGGTGCCCACGCAAGAAGAGACTATCCTGAAAGGGATGATGAAAACTTCCTTAAACACTCCCTTGCCTATTACACAGAAGATGGTCCAAAAATTGAATACACAGAAGTAAAAATCACAAAATATCAACCACAGGAAAGGAAATACTAA
- a CDS encoding DsrE/DsrF/DrsH-like family protein, giving the protein MSTRVGIILLSGTLDKAMPAFMLGTTAAAMGMEVGIFFSFYGLNVIHKEKIKQLKVSPIGNPAMPMPFPVPQILTVMPGMMDFATNMMKKMMAEHRIPSIEQLVQQAIDLEVKLYPCKTAMQLFGYKKEDLIDGVEEPAGTATFLNFVNQAEKPIVMNF; this is encoded by the coding sequence ATGTCAACAAGAGTTGGAATTATCCTTTTAAGTGGAACTTTAGATAAAGCAATGCCTGCTTTTATGCTGGGAACTACTGCTGCAGCTATGGGGATGGAAGTAGGTATATTTTTCAGTTTCTACGGTCTAAATGTAATTCATAAAGAAAAAATTAAACAGCTTAAAGTATCACCAATAGGGAATCCTGCCATGCCAATGCCTTTCCCTGTTCCACAAATTCTGACAGTTATGCCTGGTATGATGGATTTTGCAACGAATATGATGAAAAAAATGATGGCGGAGCATAGGATTCCTTCCATAGAACAGCTTGTTCAACAGGCAATAGACCTTGAAGTAAAACTATATCCTTGTAAAACTGCAATGCAACTATTTGGATATAAAAAAGAAGACCTTATTGATGGGGTAGAAGAACCGGCTGGAACTGCAACATTTTTAAATTTTGTAAATCAGGCAGAAAAACCTATAGTTATGAATTTTTAA
- the rseP gene encoding RIP metalloprotease RseP, giving the protein MLSLIAFLIMIGVLITIHEFGHFIFARMFGVKVEVFSIGFGPPIFRWKGKETVYQIAAIPLGGYVKMYGEDSMTEPIQGETEKEAYQDPRSFAAKPRWQKMLIAFAGPLFNIILAVILVAAAYMIGVFEPKYMKEPVVVGYVVPDSPAAKVGLKPFDKVIAIDGKPIKNWKQFTVEITMKAGMKVNLEVLRDGKKIIIPMEIPENITKQSIGISPLIPPKIGKILPDSPAAKAGLKEGDIILAINGKPVRSWYEIVNVLSQIKDKKPINLMVRRGKRVFSVQVIPEFNKQLNKYVIGIAPIYEAEIKKYGFVEAFKKSIQKNMEMTVLLYDFLKDIVTGQKSLQEIKNNLGGPISIAKYSGGALESGIGNYLFFTGFISLQLGYLNLLPIPVLDGGLILILLIETIIRRPLPEKAKEYLAYIGFALIGTLMIFAIFNDILRVLH; this is encoded by the coding sequence TTGCTTAGCTTAATAGCATTTTTGATAATGATTGGTGTTTTGATTACCATACATGAATTTGGGCATTTTATATTTGCCCGTATGTTTGGTGTTAAGGTTGAAGTGTTTTCAATTGGATTTGGACCCCCAATATTTAGATGGAAGGGTAAGGAAACTGTTTATCAGATAGCTGCTATTCCTCTGGGTGGTTATGTGAAGATGTATGGGGAAGACTCCATGACAGAACCTATCCAGGGGGAAACTGAAAAGGAAGCTTATCAGGACCCACGTTCATTTGCAGCCAAGCCAAGATGGCAAAAGATGCTTATTGCTTTTGCTGGTCCTTTATTCAATATTATCCTTGCAGTTATTCTCGTGGCAGCTGCCTATATGATAGGAGTTTTTGAACCTAAATATATGAAAGAACCTGTAGTTGTTGGATATGTTGTTCCTGATTCCCCAGCTGCAAAAGTAGGTTTGAAACCTTTTGATAAAGTGATAGCCATAGATGGAAAACCTATAAAAAATTGGAAACAGTTTACTGTTGAAATTACTATGAAAGCCGGTATGAAGGTAAATCTTGAAGTCCTGAGAGACGGGAAAAAAATCATAATTCCTATGGAAATCCCAGAAAATATAACTAAACAATCCATAGGCATATCCCCTCTGATACCACCTAAGATAGGCAAAATCTTACCAGATTCCCCTGCAGCAAAAGCAGGATTAAAAGAAGGAGATATAATTCTTGCCATAAATGGAAAACCTGTCCGGAGCTGGTATGAGATTGTAAATGTTTTATCCCAAATAAAGGATAAAAAGCCTATAAATCTTATGGTCAGAAGAGGAAAAAGAGTATTTAGTGTGCAGGTTATTCCTGAGTTTAACAAGCAGCTAAATAAATATGTGATAGGAATAGCACCGATTTATGAAGCGGAAATCAAAAAATATGGTTTTGTTGAAGCCTTTAAGAAAAGTATCCAGAAAAATATGGAGATGACTGTTCTTCTGTATGATTTTCTGAAAGATATAGTTACAGGACAGAAATCACTTCAGGAGATAAAAAATAACCTTGGAGGTCCCATATCAATAGCCAAATATTCTGGAGGGGCACTGGAAAGCGGTATCGGTAATTATCTGTTTTTTACAGGTTTTATCTCTCTTCAGCTTGGATATCTTAACTTACTACCAATTCCTGTTCTTGATGGTGGATTGATACTGATTTTACTTATAGAAACAATTATCAGAAGACCTTTACCTGAAAAAGCAAAAGAATATCTGGCCTATATAGGATTTGCACTGATAGGAACACTTATGATTTTTGCCATATTTAATGATATATTGAGAGTGTTACATTAA
- the dxr gene encoding 1-deoxy-D-xylulose-5-phosphate reductoisomerase, translated as MKTLAVLGSTGSIGTQTLDIVRKHPDKLKVKLLAASRVSEILLKQIQEFKPEYVYIKEYTDLPGLKVLSGNQGLEEIANLNIDLFINGIAGIAGIKPTYLLLKNNKRLATANKEAIICLGEVLKDRYSEIIPIDSEHSAIFQCLQSGKKDEVNRIILTASGGPFWKRDNLEGISVEEALNHPKWKMGKKVTIDSATLMNKGLEIIEAHYLFDIPYEKIEAVIHPQSIVHGLVEFIDGSIIANLSNPDMRIPISYAISYPERWETDTHRLNLFEIKKLEFYEPDENRFPLLRIAKEAGKKGGAYPIVLTVADEIAVQLFLEGKIDFTEIPQIVDTVLQELDFPAPKDYEDVISIIEETKNLFKNLIQNSRR; from the coding sequence ATGAAAACACTGGCAGTTTTAGGCTCCACAGGTTCTATCGGAACTCAAACTCTGGATATAGTCAGAAAACATCCAGATAAACTAAAAGTTAAGCTACTTGCAGCTTCCCGTGTCTCAGAAATACTTCTAAAGCAGATACAGGAATTTAAACCTGAATATGTATATATAAAGGAATATACCGATTTACCAGGTCTAAAGGTTTTAAGCGGGAATCAAGGTCTTGAGGAAATTGCAAACCTAAATATAGATCTGTTTATAAATGGAATAGCAGGAATAGCAGGAATAAAACCTACCTATCTGCTTTTAAAAAACAATAAAAGGCTTGCTACAGCAAACAAAGAAGCAATTATTTGTCTTGGAGAAGTTTTAAAAGATAGATATTCGGAAATAATCCCTATAGACAGCGAACACTCTGCTATATTCCAGTGTTTACAGAGTGGAAAAAAAGATGAAGTAAATAGGATTATTTTAACTGCTTCTGGGGGGCCCTTCTGGAAAAGGGATAATCTGGAAGGTATTTCTGTTGAAGAAGCCTTAAATCATCCTAAATGGAAAATGGGTAAAAAAGTTACCATTGACAGTGCAACCTTGATGAATAAAGGTTTGGAAATAATAGAAGCCCATTATTTATTTGATATTCCTTACGAAAAAATAGAGGCTGTTATTCATCCCCAGAGTATTGTTCACGGTCTTGTTGAATTTATAGATGGCAGTATTATTGCAAATCTCTCAAATCCAGATATGAGAATACCAATAAGTTACGCAATTTCTTATCCAGAAAGATGGGAGACAGATACACATAGATTAAATCTTTTTGAGATAAAAAAATTAGAGTTTTACGAACCAGATGAAAACAGATTCCCCTTGCTAAGAATAGCAAAAGAGGCTGGTAAAAAAGGAGGAGCATATCCTATAGTGCTTACAGTTGCAGATGAGATAGCCGTTCAACTCTTTTTAGAAGGAAAAATTGATTTCACAGAAATTCCACAGATTGTGGATACTGTTTTACAGGAACTGGATTTTCCAGCACCCAAAGATTATGAGGATGTTATCTCAATCATAGAAGAAACAAAAAATCTGTTTAAAAATTTAATCCAAAACAGTAGGAGGTAA
- a CDS encoding thioredoxin family protein, producing MLSDEVKNNLKKEFEKLIEPVQLILRKNDKPVSDEIEELLREISDLSEKIHLTISDRLNCHGYPCISIQQKDIDFGIRFMGKPDGGEFPSFIKTILMVSRNEYDLTERTVEFLEEIDQPVDIKIFITKSCGWCPPTMLKMFSFAMVNKNITTTAIDCYEFSDMAIKYNVAAVPKVVINDKAEFVGLKEENEILGHIFGAIS from the coding sequence ATGCTTTCTGATGAAGTGAAAAATAATCTTAAAAAAGAGTTTGAGAAATTAATAGAACCTGTTCAGCTTATTCTCAGAAAAAATGATAAACCTGTTTCTGATGAAATAGAAGAGCTTTTAAGAGAGATTTCCGATTTATCAGAAAAGATACATTTAACAATTTCAGATAGATTGAATTGCCACGGATACCCTTGTATATCAATTCAGCAAAAGGATATAGATTTTGGAATTAGATTTATGGGTAAACCAGATGGAGGGGAGTTTCCTTCTTTCATAAAAACAATACTGATGGTATCCAGAAATGAGTATGACCTGACAGAAAGAACTGTTGAATTTCTGGAAGAGATAGACCAGCCTGTTGATATAAAAATATTTATAACAAAAAGCTGTGGCTGGTGCCCACCTACAATGCTTAAGATGTTCAGCTTTGCAATGGTAAATAAAAATATAACGACTACGGCTATTGATTGTTATGAGTTTTCAGATATGGCTATAAAATACAACGTGGCAGCTGTTCCTAAAGTTGTTATTAATGATAAGGCTGAGTTTGTCGGTTTAAAAGAAGAAAATGAAATCTTAGGACATATTTTTGGAGCTATATCCTGA